In Oligoflexia bacterium, a single window of DNA contains:
- a CDS encoding exodeoxyribonuclease III: MKLISWNVNGIRAVWKKGFLDWFEQQDADLVAIQETKAWQDQLTEEQLHPSNYHSYWFSAQKKGYSSVALYFKKDPLSITDGLGIDEFDAEGRVVNIEYPEFTLVNAYFPNSQDGGKRIDYKVRFCQAMHKHLDKIKAQGKHVILCGDYNIAHKPIDLARPKANEGNAGYLPEERAWMDTFTTAGYVDIFRAFNQDPGQYTWWSYRAQARARNVGWRIDYFSCNPELKNRLKGMQHQDQVMGSDHCPIELNLKK, encoded by the coding sequence ATGAAATTAATCTCTTGGAACGTAAATGGAATTCGTGCAGTATGGAAAAAAGGATTTTTGGACTGGTTTGAGCAACAAGATGCAGACCTTGTAGCCATTCAAGAAACCAAAGCATGGCAAGACCAGCTCACAGAAGAACAATTGCATCCATCTAATTATCACTCATATTGGTTTAGTGCTCAAAAAAAGGGTTACAGCAGTGTGGCATTGTATTTTAAAAAAGACCCATTAAGTATTACTGATGGCCTTGGCATTGATGAGTTTGATGCTGAAGGCCGTGTGGTCAACATTGAATATCCAGAGTTTACCCTGGTCAATGCTTATTTTCCCAACAGTCAAGATGGTGGCAAACGTATAGATTATAAAGTTCGTTTTTGCCAAGCCATGCATAAACATTTGGATAAAATCAAAGCCCAAGGCAAGCATGTTATTTTGTGTGGAGATTACAATATTGCCCACAAACCCATTGATCTGGCACGTCCTAAAGCCAATGAGGGCAATGCTGGCTACTTGCCGGAAGAGCGGGCTTGGATGGATACATTCACAACTGCTGGTTATGTTGATATTTTTAGAGCGTTCAACCAAGATCCAGGTCAATACACCTGGTGGAGTTACCGTGCCCAAGCCAGAGCCAGAAACGTGGGTTGGAGAATTGATTACTTCAGTTGTAATCCAGAACTGAAAAACCGCTTAAAAGGCATGCAGCATCAAGATCAAGTGATGGGCTCAGACCACTGCCCCATTGAATTGAATCTAAAAAAATAA
- a CDS encoding bifunctional methionine sulfoxide reductase B/A protein: MSILFKPKSMFLFIIFPYALLWAWDAKNFKKPQDKVLKQQLTPLQYEITQKDGTERPFKNTYWDNKKEGIYVDVVSGEPLFSSVHKFKSGTGWPSFWQPIDGHYILEKDDWSFLGKRTEVRSRYADSHLGHVFADGPKPTGLRYCINSAALTFIPKDELKAKGYAEYVSMFDQKNISGTEEKALKTAVFAGGCFWCLEKPFDELKGVKKTISGYSGGKASTAQYKTVSAGRTQHVEALEVTYDPKQISYEALLQVYWKNIDPFDSQGQFCDKGYQYTPAIFYQDNQELQQAKASLSLAQKVKKNGESIAVRIVPLKNFFPAEDYHQDYYQKNPIRYKYYRYRCGRDQRLKDIWQ; the protein is encoded by the coding sequence ATGTCTATTTTGTTCAAACCAAAATCAATGTTTTTATTTATTATTTTCCCTTATGCTTTGTTGTGGGCGTGGGATGCCAAGAACTTTAAAAAACCACAAGATAAAGTGTTAAAACAACAGTTAACACCCCTGCAATATGAAATAACCCAAAAAGATGGCACAGAACGCCCCTTTAAAAACACCTATTGGGACAATAAAAAAGAAGGTATATATGTGGATGTGGTTTCTGGAGAACCTTTGTTCAGTTCTGTCCATAAGTTTAAATCCGGCACGGGTTGGCCCAGTTTTTGGCAACCCATTGATGGTCATTATATTCTTGAAAAAGATGACTGGAGTTTTTTAGGCAAACGCACGGAAGTGCGCAGTCGTTATGCTGATAGTCATTTGGGCCATGTTTTTGCTGATGGTCCAAAGCCTACAGGCTTACGCTACTGCATCAATTCTGCCGCTTTAACATTTATTCCCAAAGATGAATTGAAAGCAAAGGGGTATGCAGAATACGTCAGTATGTTTGATCAAAAAAATATATCTGGAACAGAAGAAAAAGCACTAAAAACGGCGGTGTTTGCAGGCGGATGTTTTTGGTGTCTAGAAAAACCTTTTGATGAACTTAAAGGCGTTAAAAAAACCATCTCCGGTTATAGTGGCGGTAAGGCCAGTACGGCTCAGTATAAAACAGTATCAGCTGGTAGAACCCAACATGTTGAAGCTTTAGAAGTCACTTATGATCCAAAACAAATAAGTTATGAAGCATTGTTGCAGGTGTATTGGAAAAACATAGATCCTTTTGATTCCCAAGGGCAGTTTTGTGACAAAGGCTATCAGTATACCCCGGCTATTTTTTATCAAGACAATCAAGAGCTGCAGCAGGCCAAAGCCTCTTTGAGCTTAGCACAAAAGGTGAAAAAAAACGGCGAGAGCATAGCAGTGAGAATTGTCCCCTTGAAAAACTTTTTCCCAGCTGAAGACTATCACCAAGATTATTATCAAAAAAACCCCATTCGCTATAAATATTACCGCTACCGCTGTGGCAGAGATCAGCGCCTGAAAGACATTTGGCAGTAA
- a CDS encoding aldo/keto reductase, whose translation MIKRNFLGSTELEVSKLGFGTYRVDARVKTHEQALTYALDQGINLMDTSSNYMHGYSEQLIGKVINQKIKSGQLKRKDCVIVSKVGYVQGETLKKVKQNQEGYGQALVKINDQHWHCLAPHFIQQQIDQSLQRMQLEHIDVYLLHNPEYLLPTLGEEKFYSVIELAFAALETAVAEGKIKYYGISSNTFALKDNQVNLDKVWACANKVNVENHFRVIQFPLNLFESGAVLDEDINLLEKAQIYGLGTLANRPLNAFTPAKELFRLVSFNIDKDEVLLDKEVEKRLQALVQWEKEFKQIPIDEKIQPFFLGHVLYAQKENITDLFQWQDLYRFQIHPLLENSIKQLSQIDEVRTWLEEYTTQSMQLIQTYTDYLKLKAQKKSGALMYWLDKQSEDLKQFDTLSQKVLSLYQALPDLSSVLVGMREEKYVEDVLNSQANLNEEQAKQIIQLFKDVAS comes from the coding sequence ATGATTAAAAGAAATTTTTTAGGAAGCACAGAGTTAGAAGTATCCAAGCTTGGTTTTGGAACGTATCGTGTAGATGCGCGGGTAAAAACCCATGAACAAGCTTTAACTTATGCCTTAGATCAAGGGATTAATTTAATGGATACCAGTAGCAATTACATGCATGGTTATTCAGAGCAGTTGATTGGTAAAGTGATCAATCAAAAAATAAAATCAGGTCAATTAAAAAGAAAAGATTGTGTCATCGTTAGTAAAGTGGGTTATGTCCAAGGCGAAACTCTAAAAAAAGTAAAACAAAATCAAGAAGGATATGGTCAAGCTTTGGTTAAAATCAATGACCAACATTGGCACTGCTTGGCACCGCATTTTATTCAACAGCAAATAGATCAGTCTTTACAGCGCATGCAGCTTGAGCACATTGATGTTTATTTGTTGCATAACCCTGAGTATCTTTTACCAACGCTGGGTGAAGAAAAATTTTACAGTGTGATAGAGTTGGCCTTTGCAGCGTTAGAAACTGCTGTAGCAGAAGGCAAGATAAAATACTACGGTATTTCATCCAACACCTTTGCGCTTAAAGATAATCAAGTCAACTTGGATAAAGTTTGGGCGTGTGCCAATAAAGTGAATGTTGAAAATCACTTTAGAGTGATTCAATTTCCTTTAAACTTATTTGAATCTGGTGCTGTGCTGGATGAGGATATTAATTTATTAGAAAAAGCACAGATCTATGGCTTGGGAACTTTGGCCAATAGGCCACTCAATGCCTTTACCCCCGCAAAAGAGCTTTTTCGTTTGGTAAGTTTTAACATTGATAAAGATGAGGTATTGTTGGATAAAGAGGTAGAGAAGCGTTTGCAAGCTTTGGTACAGTGGGAAAAAGAATTTAAACAAATCCCTATAGATGAAAAAATTCAACCCTTTTTTCTTGGTCATGTTTTATACGCACAAAAAGAAAATATCACAGACTTATTTCAATGGCAGGATTTGTATCGTTTTCAAATTCATCCATTGTTGGAAAACAGTATTAAGCAGTTGAGTCAAATAGATGAAGTCAGAACCTGGTTAGAGGAATATACCACACAATCCATGCAGTTGATTCAAACGTATACAGACTATTTAAAGCTAAAAGCACAAAAAAAATCTGGAGCTTTAATGTACTGGTTAGATAAACAAAGTGAAGATTTAAAACAGTTTGATACACTATCACAAAAAGTTTTATCTTTATACCAAGCGCTGCCGGACTTAAGTTCAGTTTTAGTAGGCATGCGCGAAGAAAAATATGTAGAAGATGTTTTAAACAGTCAAGCAAATTTAAATGAAGAACAGGCAAAACAAATCATTCAACTTTTCAAGGATGTAGCGTCATGA
- the gspD gene encoding type II secretion system secretin GspD, with the protein MKREIKKGKNLALAWVISLFLALPSYTYARTDLPKKGGKVTLDFHDVALKDVVTAISEITGKNIILDPKASAKITINSPGAVTIEEAYDAFLTTLDLNGLTAEDQGKFTVIKKRSNTDGGTLVTEDEYSAGGELITRVIKLKYVDATTLREALRSKVSLKGKMIAYGPTNSLFITDSAASVRSIEKMIQLMDKENFKMSTEVVPLKHAQADDVAEKLKIIIESQAGGRREKSKLNNIAGQGDIVSILPDNRTNSLLVTATRKGLEDILDLLVDLDKKATDASLASRMKIKKLKHANAEELAMLLSGLFNGSGASSIPSSSSSSSSSSSSSGSSQSSAPKAPVISSTSGGIFEGEVKVGADPSTNSLIITASPNDYLSIEPVIDQLDQRRSQVFVEALIMEVTMNDAIDVGVGIGGSGGANGIGGAISSNDKGSPLAAGVDPMGMFKNLAQSAGLVASAIGGSFQLPGTNLKLPISAATFRAMQKNGYVNVISSPNLLTTDNKKAEIEVGKTLQVKAGITLGNGNNPSVENFKSEKVGLKLAVTPQINDANSVTLEIEQTIEDISQEDIETKTLNRDTRTINTTVVAQNQQTIALGGLIKDKDTSSTGKVPLLGDIPLVGALFKQKVKATEKINLILFLTPHIVRDPMDLTRISVKKNNERRRFNKKNKIGENQALYDYDLDKGLNMAPQPMRDESSAQPARRFDYENFNLDQNGQQNNNAADSANTQNNDDNNVSQRRESYRPQSYQPVKDTEVSTAPTPNIVSPGYTVEDNPFADVQPPSSSAN; encoded by the coding sequence GTGAAAAGAGAGATTAAAAAGGGAAAAAATTTAGCTTTGGCTTGGGTTATTAGCCTGTTTTTGGCATTGCCGTCTTACACCTATGCAAGAACGGATTTACCTAAAAAAGGTGGCAAAGTAACCTTGGACTTTCATGATGTTGCCTTAAAAGATGTTGTAACTGCAATATCTGAAATTACTGGTAAAAATATTATTCTTGATCCCAAGGCCAGCGCAAAAATCACCATTAATTCTCCTGGTGCAGTAACCATTGAAGAAGCTTACGACGCATTTTTAACCACATTAGATCTCAATGGTTTAACTGCAGAAGATCAAGGTAAGTTTACAGTGATTAAAAAGCGCAGCAATACTGATGGAGGAACCCTAGTAACAGAAGATGAATACAGTGCTGGGGGTGAATTGATCACAAGAGTGATTAAGTTGAAATATGTAGATGCCACCACATTAAGAGAAGCTCTGCGTTCAAAGGTTTCATTAAAAGGTAAGATGATTGCTTATGGGCCAACCAACAGTTTGTTTATTACAGACTCAGCCGCCAGTGTGCGCAGCATTGAAAAAATGATTCAATTGATGGACAAAGAAAACTTTAAAATGTCTACAGAAGTAGTGCCGTTGAAGCATGCGCAAGCTGATGATGTTGCTGAAAAATTAAAAATTATTATTGAAAGCCAAGCCGGTGGAAGAAGAGAAAAATCTAAGTTAAATAATATTGCCGGTCAAGGTGATATTGTTAGCATTTTACCAGATAACAGAACCAATTCATTGCTGGTTACAGCTACCCGCAAAGGTTTAGAAGATATATTGGATTTATTGGTAGACTTGGATAAAAAAGCGACCGATGCAAGTTTGGCCAGTAGGATGAAAATCAAAAAACTTAAGCATGCCAATGCTGAAGAATTGGCCATGTTGTTATCAGGGTTATTCAATGGCAGTGGCGCTAGTTCAATACCTAGCAGCAGTTCATCAAGCAGCTCATCAAGTTCTAGCAGTGGATCATCACAATCCTCTGCACCAAAAGCACCGGTGATCAGTTCTACCAGCGGTGGTATTTTTGAAGGTGAAGTTAAAGTGGGTGCAGATCCATCAACCAACTCATTGATTATTACTGCATCGCCCAATGATTACTTGTCTATTGAACCGGTCATTGATCAATTGGATCAACGTCGTTCACAAGTTTTTGTTGAAGCTTTAATTATGGAAGTCACCATGAACGATGCAATTGATGTTGGTGTTGGTATTGGTGGCAGTGGTGGTGCAAATGGTATTGGTGGTGCTATAAGCTCAAATGATAAAGGTTCTCCATTAGCTGCAGGTGTTGACCCAATGGGTATGTTTAAAAATCTAGCACAATCAGCTGGTTTGGTAGCCAGTGCAATTGGTGGAAGTTTTCAATTACCAGGAACAAATCTGAAGTTGCCCATTAGTGCAGCTACTTTTAGAGCCATGCAAAAAAATGGTTATGTGAATGTTATATCATCACCTAATTTGTTAACCACGGACAATAAAAAGGCTGAGATTGAAGTGGGTAAAACACTGCAAGTAAAAGCTGGGATAACTTTAGGGAATGGTAACAATCCATCTGTGGAAAACTTTAAATCAGAAAAAGTAGGTTTAAAGTTAGCTGTAACACCACAAATTAATGATGCTAACTCTGTAACCTTAGAGATTGAGCAAACCATTGAGGATATCAGTCAAGAGGATATTGAAACAAAAACACTCAACCGTGATACACGAACCATCAACACAACAGTTGTTGCGCAAAATCAACAAACAATTGCTCTTGGAGGTTTGATTAAAGATAAAGATACAAGTTCAACCGGTAAAGTTCCTTTGCTTGGCGATATTCCATTGGTTGGGGCATTATTTAAGCAAAAAGTTAAAGCAACTGAGAAAATTAACCTTATCTTATTTTTAACACCGCATATTGTTCGTGATCCTATGGACTTAACCCGTATTTCTGTGAAGAAAAACAATGAGCGTAGACGCTTTAATAAGAAAAATAAAATTGGTGAAAACCAAGCCTTGTATGACTATGATTTAGACAAAGGTTTAAATATGGCGCCACAGCCAATGCGTGATGAATCTTCAGCACAGCCAGCCAGAAGGTTTGATTATGAAAACTTTAATTTGGATCAAAACGGTCAGCAAAACAATAATGCTGCAGACAGTGCCAACACACAAAACAATGATGACAATAATGTTAGCCAACGCAGAGAAAGTTATCGTCCGCAAAGTTATCAACCTGTCAAAGATACTGAGGTGTCTACGGCACCAACGCCTAATATTGTAAGCCCAGGATATACGGTTGAAGACAACCCATTTGCGGATGTTCAACCACCAAGCTCTTCTGCAAACTAA
- a CDS encoding ABC-F family ATP-binding cassette domain-containing protein yields MISVENLSKLFGPQILYQDASFSIEAGQKIALLGPNGAGKSTFFKILMGEEGADTGEIRTPKNYTMGMLRQEWEPPKNKSILQATLMEFTAWYQCKENLEQLQKNIKNNELAQKNYVQQEEEFLSLGGFAVEQEAKELLTGLGFKEEQFDKPCDTLSGGWKMRVHLAGLLLQKPDALLLDEPTNHLDIQSVEWLERFLKNYPHTVLMITHDRMLAQKICKQVLEFAPPKLNKWPYRVERFETEKVERMKVIQAEYENKMRELEHLEQFISRFKAKASKARQAQSRMKSAEKYREDMEKIKANMPVFSKRPSKFSLQISSRLPKVVLSYQKACFGYSQDKPLYTIDEVLIESGRKIGVIGQNGVGKSTFLKTCAGELKLLAGERNKPESVDVALFTQHRMEELPLQFTGINYLLESTHGNTITQIRSVCGSLGLSQNDLDKSIEVLSGGEKARLSLAKILLMKPGLLLLDEPTNHLDMEACDAMLKGLADYQGTVIVVSHNREFLDGLVDEIMEIESPNVHRYLGNYSYWHDKQIELGKTQANQDNGPSGKDDKAKSSGKKSKEQKRQEALERQKRSEEKKNFMKRNKEIETLLDQGKQELKSIDEDLMKPDTMQSPKFADMMKRRKELEQRIEKLEEEWLAIQDQLEKD; encoded by the coding sequence ATGATCAGTGTTGAAAACTTAAGTAAATTATTTGGACCGCAAATTTTATATCAAGATGCATCTTTTTCAATTGAGGCAGGTCAAAAAATTGCGCTTTTGGGACCCAATGGTGCGGGCAAATCTACTTTTTTTAAAATCCTAATGGGTGAAGAAGGTGCTGATACGGGAGAAATCAGAACACCTAAAAATTACACCATGGGTATGCTTAGACAGGAATGGGAGCCTCCCAAAAATAAAAGCATATTGCAAGCAACTTTAATGGAGTTTACTGCTTGGTATCAATGCAAAGAAAACTTAGAGCAGTTACAAAAAAACATAAAAAACAATGAACTGGCTCAAAAAAACTATGTCCAACAGGAAGAAGAATTTTTATCCTTGGGAGGCTTTGCGGTTGAGCAAGAAGCCAAGGAACTCTTGACTGGATTAGGCTTTAAAGAAGAGCAATTTGATAAGCCATGTGATACCTTAAGCGGTGGTTGGAAAATGCGTGTGCATTTGGCAGGACTTTTGTTACAAAAACCAGATGCCCTGCTTTTAGATGAACCCACCAACCATTTGGATATTCAATCCGTAGAATGGTTGGAAAGATTTTTAAAAAACTATCCACATACAGTTTTGATGATCACGCACGACAGAATGTTAGCCCAAAAAATATGCAAACAAGTCTTAGAATTTGCACCCCCAAAACTTAACAAATGGCCCTATAGAGTGGAACGTTTTGAAACAGAAAAAGTAGAACGCATGAAAGTGATTCAAGCTGAATATGAAAACAAAATGCGTGAGCTTGAACATCTTGAACAATTCATCAGTCGCTTTAAAGCCAAAGCCAGTAAAGCCAGACAAGCACAGAGCAGAATGAAGTCTGCTGAAAAATACCGTGAGGATATGGAAAAAATCAAAGCCAATATGCCGGTGTTTTCCAAACGACCTTCAAAGTTTTCTTTGCAGATCAGTTCACGTTTACCTAAAGTGGTCTTGTCTTATCAAAAAGCATGTTTTGGTTACAGTCAAGACAAGCCGCTGTATACCATTGATGAAGTGCTCATTGAGTCGGGTAGAAAAATAGGCGTCATTGGTCAAAATGGCGTGGGAAAAAGTACCTTTTTAAAAACCTGTGCGGGAGAATTAAAGTTACTTGCCGGAGAAAGAAATAAACCAGAAAGTGTGGATGTGGCCCTGTTCACGCAGCATAGAATGGAAGAACTACCTTTACAATTTACCGGAATCAATTATCTATTGGAAAGCACGCATGGCAATACCATTACCCAAATACGAAGTGTATGCGGTAGTTTAGGTTTGAGTCAGAATGATTTGGATAAAAGTATAGAAGTTTTATCCGGGGGTGAGAAGGCGCGCTTAAGTTTGGCCAAAATCCTGTTGATGAAGCCCGGCTTGTTGTTGCTAGATGAACCAACCAACCACTTGGATATGGAAGCCTGTGATGCCATGCTTAAAGGTTTGGCCGACTATCAAGGAACGGTTATTGTGGTCTCTCACAATAGGGAGTTTTTAGATGGCTTGGTGGATGAAATCATGGAAATTGAAAGCCCCAATGTTCATCGTTATTTGGGCAATTACAGTTACTGGCATGATAAGCAAATAGAACTGGGGAAAACACAAGCCAATCAAGACAATGGTCCTTCCGGTAAAGATGATAAAGCAAAGTCATCAGGAAAAAAAAGCAAAGAACAAAAACGTCAAGAAGCATTGGAACGACAAAAAAGATCTGAAGAAAAGAAAAATTTCATGAAACGGAATAAGGAAATTGAAACCCTACTTGACCAAGGTAAACAAGAGCTTAAAAGTATAGACGAAGATTTAATGAAGCCAGACACCATGCAATCACCAAAATTTGCGGATATGATGAAACGTAGAAAAGAATTAGAACAGCGGATAGAAAAATTGGAAGAAGAATGGTTGGCGATTCAAGATCAATTGGAAAAAGATTGA